The region CCTGAAATATCGGTGGCTCTTACCAGTCTCCCAAATGCTTCTCAGTAGGAGGAGCTGCTACATCAATAACTGACATTGCCCTCTTAGATTTAGATATATGATAACATACAGATGTAACATATAAGAATACAGCAACAGGTTCACTGTGTTTGCCTATAAGATAAATAGAGGCTGCAGCCTGAGCAAGCTAGCTAGCTTGTGCAAGCTAAATGATTTCCAGTTATTCGTCCTTCTTGGTGTCTTTATGTAGTAAAAGCCATACCTATATCTTTCATGAACTTACACTGGCATCATGGGAAGTGCAGCTTTAATTGATGACATGAGGGTGGCAAGCAGAAAGTCATCTCATAGTTGTCTGCCATCAGCAGATGTAAAACTGAGTGTTTGAGCAACAGTTGTTGAGAATGTTGTAAATTTCTGTTGCTTTTGCAATAGAAAACCTCCAGAGGTGTCTTAACGAATTAGTATTTCTAAGCAAAGTTTACAGTTGTTAGCAGAACGCTCTCTATCCTGATTAAGACAACTTCACGCTCTTAAGATCATTTCCCGTTTCTGTTAACGCACAATACTAAAGAAGGGGCATGGTCTTGAACCCCAAGTATGCCTAAACTACTGCTTTAATGAAATTCTAATTGCCGGCACGCTGTCGAaagattaataaataaataaataaataaataaataaataaataaaataacgaCGCAACCGGGCGAGGAGTCAGATGGGATTTGATAATATGCATAGGCGATGGTCCATTCGGTAATAGGCCTACTGCATTTTTTAGaattaaaaaatgtctttaatccCAAATTAATGAAGGTGACCCTGGTTTGCCTTGTCAGAGCCCCTTTTAATGGATTTAACCGATGGGCACGAGAACCAGCAGATTATCCGGGTTATACCTAACTACATGACCACATAGAGCTCGCGCTGTTTCACCGGTGAACTGTTGTTGCGGAGACCGTCTGCTAGGGCGCATGTAACACGAAGCCTGCGCCCTCGGCCCGCccgtcagaaataaaaaatcatttgtctGCTGCGGGCGTTCGGCgtgattaaatatttattacGGGAGGGAGGCTGTTATCCGGTGTCGCGTGAAAACTGATCCTGAGCGTTCCGGAAGGGCATCGTGGCCCCTTGGGTGGACAAACGGGAGCAGGTTTCTATACAGGAGTGTTTTGTGGAACAACGGTTGAAGACCGATCTATTAAGGggtagcgctctctctctctctctctctctctctctctctccccctctcatgTATGTAGAGAGAATAGATTGTGGCATTATAGATTGCTTTAATCAGACTGACAAACCATCctacagaagacagacagagagagagagagagagagagagagagagacagcacgtGCTCTGCAGGCCTCTGATCACTTTTGAAATTTCAGACCATGATGTCATCACACGTCCACACAGATCTGgcgcacgcacaggcacaggcacatcCACATTAATACACTACAATCtccttcttcctttttgttACTCCCTCTATTTCCTCCACTGTGTTCGTACAAATCCACTCCTTCCCTCTGACCCCatgttttttgtcctttcttcCAATCCCATCACTTCCTCTTCCCCATGTTGTTTGCCAAACATCACATAATAACTCATTTACCCTCAGTTCTGCCCCGATCTGCTCACAGTTCTGCCCCgatcttctttctctttctttctttctttctttctttctttctttctttcttttttctttctttctttctttctttctttctttctttctttctttctttcttttttctttcgttctttctttctttctttctttctttctttctttctttctttctttctttccttctctctctgtctatctctctatccattctctctctcctctctttctctgtctctctctctgtctctctctctccatctatctctccctctatctctcggGAGTCACTGTTTTCTTAGTTCGGCCCCTCACCATCTGTTTTGAATAACTGCAGCGCTCACTTTTGTTTAAAGAAACGCTAAAAATCAGactttctttccctttcagCCCAAACAGCCTTTAATAAGACTGCGTGTCGGGAGAGATGAGAACTCCAGCTGCTATCAATTACGCCCTGAAtctccccccaaccccacacccccccaacacacacacacatctctgtcgGGGACACCCCAAAATATTTGCCAGGATATTTTCATTATTCCAGTCTTTAGGTTGGGAATTCCATGGCATAATTGGACCCATGTGTGCTTATCTAGACAGGCGTGGGCTCTGGATGAAAACAGCACGTTGTCACATACAAACTCAGTTGGGTCAGATCTGgaagtgtgcgtgcgtgtcagCGGTCAAGATCACAAAGAGAGACCATCACAAATCACAGCTGAGCTCTGATGGATTGAGTgagtatttcacacacacacacacacacacacacacacacacacacactggttaaTGCTGTCTATCTAAAGTACATTCAGACTTCCTTGACCTGCAAActtatgtgttctttttttaaaatacttcagaataataatgacaatttTGAGCTCTGCAAGCAGATATCTACAGTATGTTAGTTCCGTTTTATCGTGTCTTATATTCTGTACTTGACTTttagtcaaacaaacaacatcagtCCCTCTTGTAGgaaagacctgagagagagagagagagggatggagaaagagagagagagagagagagagagagagagagaaatgattgcGAGTTTAATTTATCTCATCTGAGAGTAAACATCCCTGCTTATTCTCAGAGCACAGGATTCAGACTCAATATCTCCCCGCTTTACCACCCCTACAACTGTAATTACCCCCACCTGGGCAAACATTTCACACCCCATAAACACTCAGACACTGGCTCCCCTCTGCTAACATTTACCTTGTGTGATCAGCTGAAACATTTACTAACTTGGCTTTCATCATTGGATTTTACTAGATTCGGCTTTATCCTCTGCACGCTTATTCACTTAAAtaattctctctcatctttcatagtctctcattctctctatcccccatcgtgtgtgtatgtgtgtctatatgtgtgtgtgtgtgtgtgtgtgtgtgtgtgtgtgtgtgtgcgcgtgcgtgctgGATGACTGATCACAAAGCTGTTGGCTCCTTTGTGAAATTTATGCCTCTTCATTTGGACCTGGCTTCATGATTAGTGACCAAAGTGGAAACTTGGTTGGAAACCCTGAAGTGGGGGGTGATTTACCTGTCATGCTTAGAGCTGTTGAGTCAGGAAACTCAatacacagttcacacacaaacacacacacacactcacagagagagagagagagagacttgacgTGTGGGTTGGTTGCACATTGTATACACTGAAGTGAATGAACATACACTGTTGCTTTCAGAGTTGTGTCTGTTTAGTAGGTTTGCATCTGAATTTCTTTCACTTGGAAGCCTTtgaatttctctcattttcacaatCTTGTGTTAATTGTAAAACTCTGAGGCAGCCAAGCAGGATACTGATTTTATGCAGACTTTGTTGTCTAGCCCATACACATCACAGTGAGGACATATTTCCCCTAGCCCAGATGTAACAGCAAAAACACTCTCAACCATCTTGTTTTAACTAGACTATTAAAAAAGCCATTTTGACCAGCCATTTTCTATTTActgtaaacagacagatgtAGTAAAGTGGAGGAACAAGAGATGGTGAAGGAGATTGTACGTTTATGGTGGAGAAAAatgtggaggagagaagaggacagaaaaaggaaactAAAAAGACTTAGGGTAAGACGAGATCTTCTTTGGCCTAGAGTCACAGTGCCACCTTTTGGACATACGACGAACATCTGGACTGCGTGGCTTATTTTGGAGCATCATCTACGGTCCTTTGGCTCCCCCCTCTGGACCAAAATCATAACAGATTACGTACAAACTTTGCGATGCGCATTTTCTCCAAACCCATGCAATAGTTTCGACACAATTAACAGATGTCAGAAATGTAAACCCGTGGAATTGGCTGGGCGGTGGTTCAAAGCGGCACAATCCCAACGCCCGTCAGAGCGCAGTGATCTTTACAGCCCGTGCACCTGTAAGCTATCCATCATACTGTTCAGGCCATAGCCTTAGGGATAAAGTAACGACATCTAGGTATCAATGATTTAAATATACTTATACTGACATCACCTGATCGTCTCCCTGTTAATAGACACTATTGTAGTACGGAAACGAGCCTCTTAACAACAGTCTGGGGACATAAGCGGTCAGTTCTGAGTCTTCATATGTCCGCCGTTTGCCCACCTTTCGCCGTGATATTTGCCTCAATGACTTATAGAAGAAGATTTTCTGCTCACTTCTGTCAGAAAGTTATGAAATTGTGTACATTAATTTAGCTAAATTTAGTGAGACTATAGCCCACTATAGTCATAACCTAAATTAAGAAATATTATCCATTGGTTTACGGTTAATATTTTATCCATTCTTAAGTTTTCTTCAAATTATACATTCACGAATTTCGCACTCATGAGTCTACATAGGCCTCATCTATTAATGCATATAACTTCAATTTGGTTATGCATATAACTTCAGTTTGGTCTTTTTCAGAGTGATACAAAACAGTACGTAATACTTCAGAATCCATATTGCCTTTCAGTCTTCGAAGAAAATCTTTCCGGGTGGCCTGTCACTTATTGTGCTTAAGAGAGCTTCAGCATCTCTCACTAGAACACTATAACCGACCCCCTATTTTAAATATCGTTCATTTAAACAGTTCTCCACCAGATAATGTCCAGATTCCTTAACTGAATCCCCGTTGAGCGCAAAGGATTTTGACCTGTCTGTCAAAAGCAAGTCGCTGTTCAGTGACAGGGTGCTGAAAACTACGGTTGGTTGCCATATAATCATTGAACATTAATTCATATTCGGTTGAAATTTTTGGTTTTAGTTCtaagtttattcatttatttttttcttctatatTATTCATAAATACGCGCGACCTGTCAGACAACTTCGACTATATTCTTTCCTTGACAGCACTTTAAAGAACAGATGTAATTCAAATGAGAAGTGACTGGCAAACACTGTCCCTGTTAAATGAAACTGTCCAGGCACCGAGGATTTACCGCcgtctgttctgttttataccATCTCCTTGGTCTCATCATAAAATTCAgcagtttaaaacacacacacacacacacacacacacacacacacacacacacacacacacacacacttatccatGGCAGTTTTTGAGTGTATGTTTCTACAACACATGCCAATGTTCTTTCTCAAGAGTCTCTcgactatttaaaaaaaagacgttTGGGCAACCGTCCAACAAAACAATTAGGCATCTTCTCCCAGTGCATGGGAATCCGGGGCCCCCTCTATCTCACTAATGACCGGccgccccctccctcctccctgcAGCAAAGAGCCGGGCAGAGCGCAGCTGGCCCCGGGTAGAGTTCAGTTTTCTCCGCGGTGGTCTAGTGGTGATGGAACGGCTTGCCACATCCGAGCTGATGTATCGTTAGTGTTCTGCGCTCAGGAAGTGAAGGGGACGCTCTCAAAGCAATAGCTATATATTCTGCAAActagggacagagagagagagagagagagagagagagagaaaacagggtgGTGGAGGGAAGATCCTCCCCTCTGCTGGACTCCGGGGCGCTGGGATCAGAGGCTTCGGCCTGCTAGAGAAGAGCCGGGCTAACTGGATCCCGTGGGAATAATGGCTAAGGAAATCGGGGACAAAATTTATGATCATACAATCCAAATATTGCTCTATCTTTTGTAATGTCatcaacagaggaaaaaaggagagtaATTGGGGATATTGTCCTCTTGAGAAAACGAACCAGAACCAGATCTGCAGAGAAGATGGTTCAGTCATGACGGTAGAAAACGTTAAACAAGGCaaatcaaacataaacaaatgttCCTTCTGCAGTTTAAACCTAAATACTAGGCCACATTTCAATGGTGATCTGTGATcaaacaagacttttttttttgccgttatGCAAATTTCTGTTCGGAAATTAACGACAGGTATACCTATGCAAAGTTTATAATGCACATTAAACAGTTAACACAAGTCAAGAAACAGGTATTATTTCAGTCGGAAAAATTTGTGTGGTCGACTGATCATCGGTTTTAGGAAATTGCTATTTAAAAATCCAAGGCATCACGTCGCGGTGTGACAACCCTGAAatatatagcctatattttTTAATGGCATTCAGAATGCAACTTTTACATCTATGAATTTCTTCTGTTAGGCAATTTAGAGAAAGTAATGAGAAAGTCGTGCAGCAGCTGTAACTGTATACAGGGTATACAAGGGGTATCACCAATGGACTGTGTTACGTTTCTCATGCGTAGGATTTCAGCAAGATAGCATCCTACAGATTTGTCGCTTTATGACTGTGGatttgtgcgtgagtgtatgtgtatgcgtgtgtgtgtttgtgtgtgtgtgtgtgtgtgtgtgtgtcctagcTCTGTGCAATTCTCCCCACACCGCTGCCTCTccttacaataacactaaaTGATGGATTACGACGGTGAGCTTGTTATTGTCTAGCGCCATGAGATCCGCCTTTTCTCTTTGTAATTTCTCCGATAAAaacagagtgattttttttctcagtgggAAAAGACTCTGTGTTAGGCTGTGTTTTCGTAAGCTATGCGTTTTGTGGCAGTGACATGGGCAGTCCACTCTAATTTTCTATAACTCCCGCTCTCGCTTTCCACAGAGGAGTGACGCATAAATATCTGTCCGCGCGGTATAAACATAGCGGTCACAACCCCGTACGGAATTAAACAACGGCCCTGGTGCGAGATTAAGAGCTGCGCGGTTTAGTGGTTTAAAAACAGCTGACCTTAAACAAGGACCACTTCTGCCGACATATTTCTGTCTTGACGACATTTTTACGCGATTTATTAATGTTCGAGGAAATAAACGTGAAAATTCTGCCTTTTCGCAGTTTTGGAATGTATCTTCTTTGTATATTTTACATGTACAGTATCTATCGCGGTGCAATGACGCttgtttgctctttctctgattAAGAAAATAATTTATCTTATCTCTCTTTTTAGTGACAAAGGCTATCAGTATCATTAAGCTTTCGTACCTTCACGAGGTTAGACACGAAAATTGAGAAACTGATAACACAGCTCACAGTGGTAGagggtaaacaaataaacattagcTAGGATAACTACCCATCAGATTTTTCCAATCCGATGAAATTCACAAAGGGCCAAGTCATTTGCAAAAGCACCTCAAAATTTATTTACAACAATGCAGGCTATTCAGAAGTTGACAGCACATAGCCTACAACTTGAGTGCGCTAAAGTGGCGGCGGTCTACGCAGCCTTCATAAGCACACGAAATATATTGTTGCTATTTTATAAAAGCGTTGTaaaaaaagtgattaaaaactatataaaacacattaaactgaCCTTGTACCAGCAAGGCCTGAATGTGCATACTTAAATATAAATCAGGTTTTCTTTACAGGAACGCATCGTGAGGATTTGGTCCCCAGTTATTCCCCCTCGTGTCTTTTGATAGAGATGACGTGCTTgtaacttcattaactgaaagAGGGGAAAATAGTAAGTCCTTGGATGTATTAAGTCCGTGCAGTAACTCAGGAGGCCGTAGTCCCACATAACCGTGTAGAGTTCAGCATCTCTTTTAGATCGTTCTCCGGCTTCCCCGCCACCATGAACGGCCAGgtctgtgaaaacaaaattaGCCTGTTCTTATTTACTCAATGATTTTTTGTCACTACATGTGAGGTCGCTGAACTGCACGCAATTTTGACATGAACATCGATCGTATCTTACACTCACATCTCATTTATGGGcaaaaaagtcaacaaaaaGGAAATCGTGAAAAAACGACTATGTATTTAGTTACGGTTATAGGCTACGTTAGTGTGGtattttgtgaatgtgtatctGGATTACATTTGCATTCATATATTTGCATTCATTAATCCTCATTAAAATCACGTAAAAGGCATCAAACCTGCAGCTTCCTGTAAGTGAAGTAAACTTAAAAATAATTCGTTCTTCATAAACTCAGCGCAGACAAAATATTTAGAAAGTAAAAGCAGCGTATTGCAGGTCAAGAACAACACAGACTAATGCGATCAGCTGAACTGTTAGTGTAGGCCTAATGCTGGGTATAAACCAACAAGCTACTTATCTCCACTGAATTAACACTGTGTGAGTTTTGGctaaaacatacaaaatgaagCGTCGATGTTCTATGTGCATTCAAACTGACACAAATTAAGatgattaaaatatttacacagtaaTGGTGTGGAATTGACTTGACGTTTATTGCTCACCAGGTTAACTGGATGGATGTATCCGTTCTCATATTTGTCGTTGGCTAGAATCTGCCGCAGGTGCGCGATGTAGCTCGAGGCAAGACGCAGTGTGTCCAGTTTGGAGAGTTTAGTATCTGGTGGGACCCAAGGCAATGTGGTCTTCAGTCGGGAAAAAGCCTTGCTCAGCACGCGCATCCTTGCCCTCTCCCGCGCGTTCGCGGCATTCCTCTGGACCTGCTTGCCCTCATGAGCCAAACCATTAGGCACCGCTTTCCGCGAGGTCACTGTTTTACGCCTTTTACCCGCGCTGCCGGTAAGCTCCGGGGCAGAGGAACCCTCACAGTTGGAGCTGTCCTCTGTGCTCTCATTTGAAGTCCCAGGGTCTTTGCCGGAGCCGAACTTCAAGAGTCCATCTAACAGTTCCGCTTCGTGGAATTCATCAACGTCGCTGATGGACCCTGTAGACATGTTCACCGGAGGCGAGAGGACAAGAAGGACAggggaaaaagcaaaacaagataaaaagaACCGAAGCGCTTGATCCTCAACACGGCTGTGACTTCAGGTTTAGAACATATACGTTTTTGGAAAAAACCCTCAGAGCGCGACGGGGTATATTTGGTGTGTCATGCGCGAGCGCAGGATGAGGGGGACTTGTAGCACTCTCACAGCAGGAACTGACCATTTATCTCTCGCGCTCAGGGGCGTGCCTTCGCACCAGAGGAGGATAGTCGGAAGAACCTGCGGAATCGATAACCACTGCTATTCTGAAATGTGGATAAATTCTGAAACTGCTGGCCTTTCTACAAACAAGAGTGGCCCAGTAAAATTCAGTCAGTATAAGATAAAAGAATTACAAAAACGACCAGAACCTAACAGTCTACAAGCCTTAAACCCAAATTATTACAATTCTGGGGTTGGAAAAGAAG is a window of Chanos chanos chromosome 10, fChaCha1.1, whole genome shotgun sequence DNA encoding:
- the tcf21 gene encoding transcription factor 21; amino-acid sequence: MSTGSISDVDEFHEAELLDGLLKFGSGKDPGTSNESTEDSSNCEGSSAPELTGSAGKRRKTVTSRKAVPNGLAHEGKQVQRNAANARERARMRVLSKAFSRLKTTLPWVPPDTKLSKLDTLRLASSYIAHLRQILANDKYENGYIHPVNLTWPFMVAGKPENDLKEMLNSTRLCGTTAS